Within Thermus thermamylovorans, the genomic segment AGGAGGTGGACGCCTGGATCGGCCAGTTCAAGGAGGGCTACTTCCCGCCCCTCCTCATGCTGGCCCGGCTTACGGAGGAGCTCGGGGAGGTGGCCCGGGCCCTGGCCCACCGCCACGGCAAAAGGCCCAAGCCCGGCGAGGCGGAGGGAGACCTGGCGGAGGAGCTCGCCGACCTCCTCTTCGTCCTCATCTCCCTGGCCAACCGGGAGGGCATCGACCTGGAGGAAGCCTTCCTGAAGGCCATGGCCAAGTACCGCACCCGGGACGGGGAGCGCTGGAGCAAGGTAGAATAGCCCCGTGGAACCTCCCCTCCCGGAGGCCCAGGGGCTGAGGAAGGGCTTCGGGGCCCTGGAGGCTGTGGGGGGCGTGAGNNNGGGCATCGACCTGGAGGAAGCCTTCCTGAAGGCCATGGCCAAGTACCGCACCCGGGACGGGGAGCGCTGGAGCAAGGTAGAATAGCCCCGTGGAACCTCCCCTCCCGGAGGCCCAGGGGCTGAGGAAGGGCTTCGGGGCCCTGGAGGCTGTGGGGGGCGTGAGCTTGGCCCTCCGGCCCGGGGAGGTCCGGGCCCTTTTGGGACCCGACAGGGCGGGCAAGACCACCACGGCGAAGATGGTGGCGGGCCTCCTGGTGCAGGGGCTTATGGTCCTCCTCATCGCCCTGGCCCTCACGGCCCTCACTGGGGCCAGGCTCGCCTTCACCCCCTTGGTTCTCCTCCCCACCCTGGCGGTCCTCCTGGGGACCTACGGCCTGGGCTC encodes:
- a CDS encoding nucleotide pyrophosphohydrolase, which translates into the protein MEPPLTLKEAQQEVDAWIGQFKEGYFPPLLMLARLTEELGEVARALAHRHGKRPKPGEAEGDLAEELADLLFVLISLANREGIDLEEAFLKAMAKYRTRDGERWSKVE
- a CDS encoding ABC transporter permease; the encoded protein is MEPPLPEAQGLRKGFGALEAVGGVSLALRPGEVRALLGPDRAGKTTTAKMVAGLLVQGLMVLLIALALTALTGARLAFTPLVLLPTLAVLLGTYGLGSAVGSLVLLYKQMGQLLGFSQFLLLFLLQAPGNGAFLLLPLAPVAALARGMLAEAVPLDPLALLLAFLNGLLYLALGLFLFARAVCRAKRQGLLHGC